Proteins from one Nakamurella multipartita DSM 44233 genomic window:
- a CDS encoding ABC transporter permease: protein MSAADVSAGALPAARARAPRPVAPDNGVLPTGPSEHPIPVTVITGRSTRAGRPRARRARVPRWVIKSISPLLLILLWYVLSAVGWLSANTLASPQRVVVKAGELLRTGELQEAIVASAQRVGLGLFFGVTAALVAALIAGLFKVGEDIIDAPIQMLRTVPVVGLIPLLIIWFGIGDQPKLILIALGVFFPLYLNLFAGIRGTDPALIEAGRTLGLRKLGLIRHVILPAAVPSGLVGLRYSIGVSWLILVFAETINATTGIGFLVNTAREFFETDTIVLCLVLYALLGLLADLIVRGLERVLLAWRPSFTGT from the coding sequence ATGTCGGCGGCTGACGTCAGCGCCGGCGCGTTGCCGGCCGCGCGGGCACGGGCCCCGCGGCCGGTCGCTCCGGACAACGGTGTGCTCCCCACCGGCCCGAGCGAGCACCCGATCCCGGTCACCGTCATCACCGGTCGGTCAACCCGAGCGGGCCGCCCGCGGGCCCGCCGGGCGCGGGTGCCCCGATGGGTGATCAAGTCCATCAGCCCACTGCTGTTGATCCTGCTCTGGTACGTGCTCAGCGCCGTGGGCTGGTTGTCGGCGAATACGTTGGCCTCCCCGCAACGGGTGGTGGTCAAGGCCGGTGAGTTGCTGCGCACGGGCGAGCTGCAGGAGGCCATCGTGGCCTCGGCCCAGCGCGTCGGGCTCGGGTTGTTCTTCGGCGTCACCGCCGCTCTGGTCGCCGCGCTCATCGCCGGGCTGTTCAAGGTCGGCGAGGACATCATCGACGCCCCCATCCAGATGCTGCGGACCGTGCCCGTTGTGGGCCTCATCCCGTTGCTGATCATCTGGTTCGGCATCGGCGACCAGCCCAAGCTCATCCTGATCGCCCTGGGCGTCTTCTTCCCGCTCTACCTAAACCTGTTCGCCGGGATCCGCGGGACCGACCCGGCGCTGATCGAGGCCGGCCGCACCCTGGGCCTGCGCAAGCTCGGCCTCATCCGGCACGTCATCCTGCCGGCCGCGGTGCCCAGCGGCCTGGTCGGCCTGCGGTACTCGATCGGCGTGTCCTGGTTGATCCTCGTTTTCGCCGAGACCATCAACGCCACCACCGGTATCGGCTTCCTGGTGAACACCGCTCGCGAATTCTTCGAGACCGACACCATCGTGCTGTGCCTGGTGTTGTACGCGCTCCTGGGCCTGTTGGCCGACCTGATCGTCCGCGGACTGGAAAGGGTGTTGCTGGCATGGCGACCGTCGTTCACCGGGACCTGA
- a CDS encoding ABC transporter ATP-binding protein: MATVVHRDLTCSPAVPADAAPFAVRVRGLTKRFGDRAVISDLDLDIAPGEFVVLLGASGCGKSTLLRILADLDRDLDGRVEVATRRAVSFQSPRLMPWKKVWRNVVLGLPGRPDRARAEAALAEVNMTHRSDVWPKVLSGGEAQRASLARALVREPDLLLLDEPFSALDALTRLTAQALVADLWTLHGCAVLLVTHDVEEAIKLADRVLVMRDGVIAHQAVVEQERPREVADPRFVSLRAELLAHLGVQEHG, from the coding sequence ATGGCGACCGTCGTTCACCGGGACCTGACTTGCTCCCCCGCCGTTCCGGCGGACGCCGCGCCCTTCGCGGTCCGGGTCCGGGGGCTGACCAAGCGGTTCGGGGACCGCGCCGTCATCTCCGACCTCGACCTGGACATCGCCCCGGGCGAGTTCGTCGTGCTGCTGGGGGCCAGCGGGTGCGGCAAGAGCACGCTGCTGCGGATCCTGGCCGACCTGGACCGGGACCTGGACGGGCGCGTGGAAGTCGCCACCCGCCGCGCGGTCTCCTTCCAGTCACCCCGGCTCATGCCGTGGAAGAAGGTCTGGCGCAACGTCGTGCTGGGGTTACCGGGCCGGCCCGACCGGGCGCGGGCCGAGGCGGCGCTGGCCGAGGTGAACATGACGCACCGCAGCGATGTGTGGCCCAAGGTGCTCTCCGGCGGCGAGGCCCAGCGGGCGTCGCTGGCCCGGGCACTGGTCCGGGAACCGGACCTGCTGCTGCTGGACGAGCCGTTCTCGGCGCTGGACGCCCTGACCCGGCTGACCGCGCAGGCATTGGTCGCCGACCTGTGGACCCTGCACGGGTGTGCGGTGCTGCTGGTCACCCATGACGTCGAGGAGGCCATCAAGCTGGCCGATCGGGTACTGGTCATGCGGGACGGCGTCATCGCCCACCAGGCCGTGGTCGAACAGGAGCGGCCCCGCGAGGTCGCCGACCCCCGGTTCGTCAGCCTGCGCGCCGAGCTGCTGGCCCACCTCGGCGTCCAGGAGCACGGATGA
- a CDS encoding FAD-binding oxidoreductase has protein sequence MTADLLAPGRIDLRDRLRTVLNPDEITWQDDALEAAAVDRSGLRLPGRPLALVTPGSVDGVRAVLRLAQAAGVTVVPRGGGSGLSGAAAVPDGAVVLSTTRLDRILEIDPADGVAVVQPGVIVADLDAAAAEHGLLYPPDPASHRIATVGGTIATNAGGLRCVKYGVTRDSVLGLTVVLADGSLLRTGGRTLKGVVGYDLTGLFVGAEGTLGVVVEAIVKLWPRPIHTRTAVAFFDSAELAAAAVTTVAATGARPSALELMDTGALRAIDRAQHTDLAGRGSALLIAQTDGFGADAEITAVADALTRAGGRTELPDQAAAERYLWLRRHGRGVPADEWVIGEDVAVPRSALPAAVRAIEDIAGRHGLDSALVAHIGDGNLHPVLTTPKSSTDQGVAPTRLHRAADELVRTALALGGTITGEHGVGIAKRPWLAAELAEDSLARQRRIKAIFDPTGILNPHTWLAQAGAPGRSVPDRDVSELFDENISRP, from the coding sequence ATGACCGCCGACCTCCTCGCCCCGGGCCGCATCGACCTGCGGGACCGGCTGCGCACCGTGCTGAACCCGGACGAGATCACCTGGCAGGACGACGCCCTCGAGGCGGCCGCGGTCGACCGGTCCGGGCTGCGGCTGCCCGGTCGCCCGCTGGCCCTGGTCACCCCCGGCTCCGTCGACGGCGTGCGCGCGGTGCTGCGACTCGCCCAGGCGGCCGGGGTCACCGTCGTGCCGCGGGGTGGGGGCAGCGGCCTGTCCGGCGCCGCCGCCGTCCCCGACGGCGCCGTGGTGCTGTCCACCACCCGGCTCGACCGCATCCTTGAGATCGATCCGGCGGACGGGGTCGCCGTCGTGCAACCGGGGGTGATCGTGGCCGACCTGGACGCCGCGGCCGCCGAGCACGGTCTGCTGTATCCGCCGGACCCGGCCAGCCACCGGATCGCGACGGTGGGCGGCACCATCGCCACCAACGCCGGCGGCCTGCGCTGCGTGAAATACGGCGTCACCCGCGACAGCGTGCTCGGTCTGACCGTCGTGCTGGCCGACGGTTCCCTGCTGCGGACCGGCGGACGGACCTTGAAGGGGGTGGTCGGGTACGACCTGACCGGCCTGTTCGTCGGCGCCGAGGGCACCTTGGGGGTGGTGGTCGAGGCGATCGTCAAGCTCTGGCCGCGCCCGATCCACACGCGGACCGCGGTCGCCTTCTTCGACTCCGCCGAACTGGCCGCGGCCGCGGTGACCACCGTCGCCGCCACCGGGGCCCGGCCCAGCGCCCTGGAGCTTATGGATACCGGTGCCCTGCGGGCCATCGACCGGGCGCAGCACACCGACCTGGCCGGGCGCGGCTCGGCCCTGCTCATCGCGCAGACCGACGGTTTCGGAGCCGACGCCGAGATCACCGCCGTCGCAGACGCTCTCACCCGAGCCGGGGGGCGCACCGAGCTGCCCGACCAGGCCGCCGCCGAGCGCTACCTGTGGTTGCGCCGGCATGGCCGCGGCGTCCCCGCGGACGAATGGGTGATCGGGGAAGACGTCGCCGTCCCTCGCTCGGCCCTGCCGGCCGCCGTCCGCGCCATCGAGGACATCGCCGGGCGGCACGGTCTGGACAGTGCACTGGTCGCCCATATCGGCGACGGAAACCTGCATCCCGTCCTCACCACCCCGAAGTCGTCGACGGATCAGGGGGTGGCGCCGACGAGGCTGCACCGGGCGGCCGACGAGCTGGTCCGGACCGCGCTCGCCCTGGGCGGCACCATCACCGGGGAACATGGCGTCGGAATTGCCAAGCGGCCCTGGCTGGCGGCCGAGCTCGCCGAAGACAGCCTGGCCCGGCAGCGCCGGATCAAGGCGATCTTCGACCCGACCGGCATCCTCAACCCGCACACCTGGCTGGCGCAGGCCGGCGCCCCGGGTCGCTCGGTTCCGGACCGAGACGTCTCAGAGCTGTTTGACGAGAACATCTCTCGTCCGTAG
- a CDS encoding amino acid ABC transporter ATP-binding protein, with product MSLRLGEPAHPSTSPAPAAPGTVIGDPAFAVEVLGVHKSFGALHVLDGVDLRVRRGEVTVILGPSGSGKSTLLRAINHLEKVDKGLILVDSEPIGYRRKGTRLHELSEREILHQRAKVGFVFQNFNLFPHLTVLENVIEAPRSAQRRRRDDVVAQARSLLAAVGVADKADAYPRQLSGGQQQRVAIARALALNPAVILFDEPTSALDPELVGEVLEAIRALAGQGRTLIIVTHEIGFAREVADSVVFMDAGVIVEHGTPSQVLDHPRHERTRAFLSKVL from the coding sequence ATGAGCCTGCGCCTGGGCGAACCGGCCCACCCGAGCACCTCCCCGGCTCCGGCGGCTCCCGGCACCGTCATCGGCGATCCGGCGTTTGCCGTCGAGGTACTGGGCGTCCACAAGTCTTTCGGTGCGCTGCACGTCCTGGATGGGGTCGACCTGCGGGTCCGGCGCGGTGAGGTCACGGTCATCCTCGGTCCGTCCGGGTCCGGCAAGTCCACCCTGCTCCGGGCGATCAACCACCTGGAGAAGGTGGACAAGGGTCTGATCCTGGTCGATTCCGAACCGATCGGCTACCGCCGCAAGGGCACCCGGCTGCACGAGCTGAGCGAGCGGGAGATCCTGCACCAGCGGGCCAAGGTCGGCTTCGTCTTTCAGAACTTCAACCTGTTCCCCCACCTGACGGTGCTGGAGAACGTGATCGAGGCGCCCCGCAGCGCCCAGCGCCGCCGGCGGGACGACGTCGTGGCCCAGGCCCGATCGTTGCTGGCCGCGGTCGGCGTCGCCGACAAGGCCGACGCCTACCCACGGCAACTCTCCGGTGGGCAGCAGCAGCGGGTGGCGATCGCCCGGGCCCTGGCCCTGAACCCCGCGGTCATCCTGTTCGACGAACCCACCTCGGCCCTGGATCCGGAGCTGGTCGGCGAGGTGCTCGAGGCCATCCGGGCGCTCGCCGGCCAGGGGCGCACGCTGATCATCGTCACCCACGAGATCGGTTTCGCCCGTGAGGTCGCCGACTCGGTGGTGTTCATGGACGCCGGCGTCATCGTCGAGCACGGCACCCCGTCCCAGGTCCTGGACCATCCCCGCCACGAACGAACCCGCGCCTTCCTGTCCAAGGTGCTCTGA
- a CDS encoding ABC transporter substrate-binding protein, whose product MSSRLRRGFVLTSALIAAALAVSACGGSTGDTASTTSGAAAPASAGSVSAAAADAVEFNLGPDQNRVTTAKVDAIAAKVPQEIRDRGTIKVTGSAGTAPPLRFYATDDTTLIGSEVDFAYLFADVLGLRVDLSAADWSQNFVRVDSGEVDAFISNVTVTEERKEKYDFATYRLDTLALETRIDDPWTVTDRKDLAGKVIAVGSGTNQEKILVDWNEQNIAEGLAPIDIKYFQNSTDYYLALSSGRIEGYFGPNPTAQYHAASTGETKVIGTFSGAGEALQGEIAVLTLKGNGLAEAFTEAINHTIENGTYQQVLDRWNLASEGVARSELDPRGLPKPTS is encoded by the coding sequence ATGTCATCCCGTCTGCGACGCGGCTTCGTCCTGACTTCGGCGCTGATCGCCGCGGCCCTGGCGGTCAGCGCCTGCGGCGGCTCCACCGGCGACACCGCAAGCACCACGAGCGGTGCCGCCGCGCCCGCGAGTGCCGGTTCGGTGTCGGCGGCCGCAGCCGACGCGGTCGAGTTCAATCTCGGCCCGGACCAGAACCGGGTCACCACCGCCAAGGTCGATGCGATTGCGGCCAAGGTTCCGCAGGAGATCCGGGACCGCGGCACCATCAAGGTCACCGGCTCGGCCGGCACCGCGCCGCCGCTACGTTTCTACGCCACCGACGACACCACCCTGATCGGTTCCGAGGTCGACTTCGCGTACCTGTTCGCCGACGTGCTCGGGCTGCGGGTGGACCTGTCCGCAGCGGACTGGTCGCAGAACTTCGTCCGGGTCGATTCGGGTGAGGTGGACGCCTTCATCTCCAACGTGACGGTGACCGAGGAACGCAAGGAGAAGTACGACTTCGCCACCTACCGGCTGGACACCCTCGCCCTGGAGACCCGGATCGACGATCCCTGGACGGTCACCGACCGCAAGGATCTGGCCGGCAAGGTGATCGCCGTCGGGTCGGGCACCAACCAGGAAAAGATCCTGGTCGACTGGAACGAGCAGAACATCGCCGAGGGACTGGCGCCCATCGACATCAAGTACTTCCAGAACTCCACCGACTACTACCTGGCCCTGTCCTCGGGACGGATCGAGGGCTACTTCGGGCCCAACCCGACCGCGCAGTACCACGCGGCCAGCACCGGCGAGACCAAGGTGATCGGCACCTTCTCGGGGGCCGGCGAGGCCCTGCAGGGTGAGATCGCGGTGCTGACGCTCAAGGGCAACGGGTTGGCCGAAGCCTTCACCGAGGCGATCAACCACACCATCGAGAACGGGACCTACCAGCAGGTTCTCGATCGGTGGAATCTGGCCAGCGAGGGCGTCGCCCGCTCCGAGCTCGACCCGCGCGGGTTGCCCAAGCCGACCAGCTGA
- a CDS encoding FAD-dependent oxidoreductase has product MSRTPPMSVAVIGGGAIGSAAAWQLAARGHRVVLVEQFGPGHVRGASHGSSRIFRYSYPSALYIELARRAGRLWRRLERLHGQRFYARTGSVDHGNPAAVQRLARSLHQAGIEHSVLTPGEAELQWPGLRFDGMVLHHPDSGRLHADQAVAALQRCAQVEGAEIRFHTSATGVRVSPSGVRVLSASGSIRVDQVVVAAGAWTCDILESLPTLSRSLPALVTTQEQPAHFAPRQTPVGWPSFLHHPGGQYLGPAVYGLAAPDGVKVGEHGTGPRVTPQHRDFRPDPDGVGRLQQYAQQWLPGVDPTLVEATTCLYTSTPDGHFVIDRRGPITVAAGFSGHGFKFAPAIGELIAGLVAEQGRSPTLFRLGPRVSEPVSAGRR; this is encoded by the coding sequence ATGTCTCGCACTCCCCCTATGAGCGTGGCCGTCATCGGCGGCGGGGCGATCGGCTCGGCCGCCGCCTGGCAGCTGGCGGCCCGCGGGCATCGGGTCGTGCTGGTCGAACAGTTCGGCCCCGGTCATGTGCGGGGCGCCTCGCACGGCAGTTCCCGGATCTTTCGCTACTCCTACCCGTCGGCGCTCTACATCGAACTAGCCCGGCGGGCCGGCCGGCTCTGGCGACGTCTGGAACGTCTGCACGGGCAACGGTTCTACGCCCGGACCGGATCGGTCGACCACGGCAATCCGGCGGCGGTGCAGCGGCTGGCCCGGTCGTTGCACCAGGCCGGGATCGAGCATTCCGTGCTCACCCCCGGGGAGGCCGAACTGCAGTGGCCCGGCCTGCGCTTCGACGGCATGGTGCTGCACCATCCCGACTCGGGGCGACTGCACGCCGATCAGGCGGTCGCCGCGCTCCAGCGGTGCGCCCAGGTCGAGGGCGCCGAGATCCGTTTCCACACCTCGGCGACCGGGGTTCGGGTCAGTCCCTCCGGGGTTCGAGTGCTGTCCGCGTCCGGGTCGATCCGCGTCGACCAGGTCGTCGTCGCGGCGGGCGCCTGGACCTGCGACATCCTGGAATCGCTGCCCACGCTGAGCCGGTCCCTGCCGGCGCTGGTGACCACCCAGGAGCAACCGGCGCACTTCGCGCCGCGGCAGACGCCGGTCGGCTGGCCCAGTTTCCTGCACCACCCGGGCGGGCAGTACCTGGGCCCGGCCGTGTACGGCCTGGCCGCCCCGGACGGGGTGAAGGTCGGCGAGCACGGCACCGGGCCACGCGTCACCCCGCAGCACCGCGACTTCCGGCCCGATCCGGACGGTGTGGGGCGGCTGCAGCAGTACGCCCAGCAATGGCTGCCCGGGGTCGATCCGACCCTGGTCGAGGCCACCACCTGCCTGTACACGTCCACCCCCGACGGGCACTTCGTCATCGACCGCCGCGGGCCGATCACCGTGGCGGCCGGGTTCTCCGGGCACGGCTTCAAGTTCGCGCCGGCCATCGGCGAACTGATCGCCGGCCTGGTGGCCGAGCAGGGTCGCTCCCCCACCCTCTTCCGGCTTGGACCTCGTGTATCAGAACCGGTTTCGGCCGGACGCCGCTGA
- the ssuE gene encoding NADPH-dependent FMN reductase codes for MSTVLSISGSPQPVSSTHALLTHVNRRIAGAGHTVTILPVRTLPAAPLLVGDLTHPAIIEAIAAVRAADALVVATPVYQSAYSGLLKVFLDLLPQFALRGKTVLPLATGGSSAHVLAVDYALRPVLSALGAAHVTPGWFVPSAHIRVFPDGGVLLDAASLAPIAQVTDEFLATIATARAGSLPLRVDAAAGPRVRPVAGADDLAVHRVDPSDPRLRPLLTDLVVEYGTRYGRESANTELTEVAASDFAEPDGTFLLLVENGETVAGGALRRYDHDTAEVKRVWTAHGHRRRGLARRVMAELEAAAHQLGYRRIHLTTGPRQPEARQLYLATGYTPRFDLTADPESIGPLPFGKELVPGAGLAPWPAPRAASPVAPRKDRPLTRQPDYALGPEDRRQVHSRAVNGIPA; via the coding sequence ATGTCCACCGTTTTGAGCATTTCCGGAAGCCCGCAGCCGGTGTCGAGCACCCATGCCCTGCTGACCCACGTGAACCGGCGGATCGCCGGGGCCGGCCACACCGTCACCATCCTGCCGGTGCGCACCCTGCCCGCCGCTCCCCTGCTCGTCGGTGACCTCACCCATCCGGCCATCATCGAGGCGATCGCCGCGGTCCGGGCCGCGGACGCCCTGGTGGTGGCCACCCCGGTGTACCAGTCGGCCTACTCCGGTCTGCTCAAGGTGTTTCTCGATCTGCTGCCGCAGTTCGCGTTGCGCGGCAAGACCGTGCTGCCACTGGCCACCGGAGGTTCCAGCGCCCACGTGCTGGCCGTCGACTACGCGCTGCGCCCGGTCCTGTCGGCGCTGGGGGCCGCCCACGTGACCCCGGGCTGGTTCGTCCCGTCCGCCCATATCCGGGTCTTCCCCGACGGCGGGGTGCTGCTCGATGCCGCCTCGCTGGCCCCGATCGCCCAGGTGACCGACGAGTTCCTGGCCACGATCGCGACCGCACGCGCCGGTTCGCTTCCGCTGCGGGTGGACGCGGCCGCCGGGCCTCGGGTCCGTCCGGTCGCCGGCGCCGACGACCTGGCCGTGCACCGGGTGGACCCGAGCGATCCCCGGCTGCGTCCGCTGCTGACCGACCTGGTCGTGGAGTACGGCACCCGGTACGGACGCGAGTCGGCGAACACCGAGCTCACCGAGGTGGCGGCCAGCGACTTCGCCGAGCCCGACGGCACCTTCCTGCTGCTGGTGGAGAACGGCGAGACCGTCGCCGGCGGTGCGCTGCGCCGGTACGACCACGACACGGCCGAGGTCAAGCGGGTGTGGACGGCCCACGGGCACCGGCGGCGTGGGCTGGCCCGCCGCGTGATGGCCGAGCTGGAGGCCGCCGCGCACCAGCTGGGGTACCGGCGGATCCATCTGACCACCGGCCCCCGCCAACCGGAGGCCCGCCAGCTGTACCTGGCGACCGGCTACACCCCGCGGTTCGACCTCACCGCCGACCCGGAGTCGATCGGTCCGCTGCCGTTCGGCAAGGAACTGGTGCCCGGAGCCGGGCTCGCCCCCTGGCCCGCCCCGCGCGCAGCCAGCCCGGTGGCACCCCGGAAGGACCGGCCGCTCACCCGTCAGCCCGACTACGCGCTGGGGCCTGAGGACCGGCGACAGGTGCATTCGCGGGCCGTGAACGGCATTCCGGCATGA
- a CDS encoding FAD/NAD(P)-binding protein, translating into MTAPAGRASVVFVGGGPRTVGLLERIAANAPALFRGRLDLHVVDPFPAGGGRIWRGDQSELLWMNSMARDVTVFTDDSVTCAGPIVPGPALHEWIIGPGRAVLDAAGLGEPAQRLQPDDFPSRRLQSHYLRWAFERAVAALPDGITLVEHRSRAVAVEGGEHDQQVRLADGQQLRADILVLAQGFLDRDPTPEERRLSAAAERHDLTYVPPGYTADLDLSAVRPGEPVLVRGFGLAFIDLMVLLTQGRGGRFDDAPDGTGPLVYRPSGREPVLHVGSRRGVPYHAKISYAVPGSIPVPPTYLTVEAVTGAAAAAGSDGGPVDFRSVVWPLIAKELTAAHYRRLVHAHPERVLGPWNEFRDLLDSASVTGDAFARAVEQLVPKREDRFDLPIIDRPLSGHHFGSSADLTGTVIEYVQNDLRRRADPAYSADAAVFDALLTVYGVLNILITRGLIAPADRIRYVEGDFHSFFSFLASGPPPRRLAELLALHRAGVVRFAGPELQVDLEGGHFVGRSPAVPGAIRTRALIDARLPRPDVRAAADPLIRGLLADGELAVEDLTGAGGRGPDGGQLLADELARAVRADRTVHPRRFLLGPSVSGSAGSAGFSRPGFNGPGLRQNDAVARHLLTELTRPTVAGGSASRPQPRPRAYGATTSSLSVAFSHAPHPAKESSHAR; encoded by the coding sequence ATGACTGCCCCCGCCGGCCGCGCCAGCGTGGTCTTCGTCGGCGGCGGTCCCCGCACGGTGGGTCTTCTCGAGCGCATCGCCGCCAACGCTCCGGCCCTGTTCCGCGGCCGCCTGGACCTGCACGTCGTCGATCCCTTCCCGGCCGGGGGTGGCCGGATCTGGCGCGGCGACCAGTCCGAGCTGCTCTGGATGAATTCCATGGCCCGCGACGTCACGGTGTTCACCGACGACTCGGTGACGTGCGCCGGGCCGATCGTGCCGGGTCCGGCCCTGCACGAGTGGATCATCGGGCCGGGCCGCGCCGTGCTCGACGCGGCCGGGCTGGGTGAACCGGCGCAGCGGTTGCAGCCGGACGACTTTCCGTCCCGGCGCCTGCAGTCGCACTACCTGCGCTGGGCTTTCGAGCGGGCCGTGGCCGCCCTGCCGGACGGGATCACGCTGGTGGAGCATCGCAGCCGGGCAGTGGCGGTCGAGGGCGGCGAGCACGATCAGCAGGTCCGGCTGGCCGACGGGCAGCAGTTGCGCGCCGACATTCTGGTGCTGGCGCAGGGATTCCTGGATCGGGACCCGACGCCGGAGGAACGGCGACTGTCGGCCGCCGCCGAACGGCACGACCTGACCTACGTGCCACCCGGTTACACCGCCGACCTGGACCTGTCCGCCGTGCGTCCGGGCGAGCCCGTCCTGGTCCGTGGTTTCGGCCTGGCCTTCATCGATCTGATGGTGCTGCTGACCCAGGGCCGCGGCGGCCGCTTTGACGATGCGCCGGACGGGACCGGGCCGCTGGTGTACCGGCCCAGCGGCCGGGAGCCGGTCCTGCACGTCGGTTCCCGGCGCGGCGTGCCCTACCACGCGAAGATCAGCTACGCGGTGCCCGGATCGATTCCGGTGCCCCCGACCTATCTCACGGTCGAGGCCGTCACCGGCGCCGCCGCCGCGGCCGGGTCCGACGGCGGGCCGGTGGACTTCCGGTCGGTGGTCTGGCCGCTGATCGCCAAAGAGCTGACCGCCGCCCACTACCGGCGACTGGTCCACGCCCACCCTGAGCGCGTGCTCGGCCCCTGGAACGAGTTTCGCGATCTGCTGGACTCGGCCAGCGTGACCGGCGACGCCTTCGCCCGCGCGGTGGAACAGCTGGTGCCCAAGCGCGAGGACCGCTTCGACCTGCCGATCATCGACCGACCGCTGTCCGGTCATCACTTCGGGTCGTCCGCCGATCTGACCGGTACCGTCATCGAGTACGTCCAGAACGATCTGCGGCGGCGGGCCGATCCCGCCTACTCCGCCGACGCGGCCGTCTTCGACGCGCTGTTGACCGTTTACGGCGTCCTGAACATCCTGATCACCCGGGGCCTGATCGCCCCCGCCGACCGGATCCGATACGTGGAAGGGGATTTCCACAGCTTCTTCTCCTTCCTGGCCAGCGGGCCGCCACCGCGGCGACTGGCCGAACTGCTCGCCCTGCACCGGGCCGGCGTGGTCCGATTCGCCGGTCCCGAGCTGCAGGTCGACCTCGAAGGGGGTCACTTCGTGGGCCGCTCGCCGGCCGTCCCGGGGGCCATCCGGACCCGCGCCCTGATCGACGCCCGATTGCCCCGCCCGGACGTCCGGGCGGCCGCCGACCCGTTGATCCGCGGGCTGCTGGCCGACGGCGAACTGGCCGTCGAGGACCTGACCGGCGCCGGAGGTCGCGGTCCGGACGGCGGTCAACTGCTGGCCGACGAACTGGCCCGGGCGGTCCGGGCCGACCGGACGGTCCACCCGCGGCGATTCCTGCTCGGCCCTTCGGTCTCCGGGTCGGCCGGATCGGCCGGGTTCTCCCGACCGGGCTTCAACGGGCCCGGGCTGCGGCAGAACGACGCGGTCGCCCGGCACCTGTTGACCGAGCTGACCCGGCCGACCGTCGCCGGGGGGTCCGCCAGCCGCCCGCAGCCCCGGCCTCGTGCCTATGGGGCCACGACATCATCTCTGTCCGTTGCGTTCTCGCACGCACCGCATCCTGCAAAGGAGAGTTCTCATGCCCGTTGA
- a CDS encoding LLM class flavin-dependent oxidoreductase, with protein sequence MPVEFLGIAGTNPASEVTARRGGILDLDYTRRLARAHEDHGWDRILFAYHSGSPDPAQVAAYVAGHTDRLTLVVAHRPNVSAPTYAAKTLATLDHLSGGRAEVHFITGGSTADQAAEGDHLDKDSRYERTREYIAIVKQAWTATDAVDFAGRHYDIRGYRPDIRPVQQPRPRVSFGGSSAAAYRVGAAEADVYALWGEPLAGTRQQIASIESAAAQAGRPRPQLQIAFRPIIAPTEDLAWAKAESILNRISATAAGSIAPTFRTGTPENAGSQRLLAAAAGTDRHDRALWTAPTRLTGGAGNSTALVGTPETVAAALLNYYDLGITLLSARGYDIADDAIDFGRYVIPLVRAEVARRDAAAARATATTDLRAPALAGTR encoded by the coding sequence ATGCCCGTTGAGTTCCTGGGAATTGCCGGCACCAACCCGGCCAGCGAGGTCACCGCCCGGCGCGGCGGCATTCTCGACCTGGATTACACCCGCCGGCTGGCCCGCGCCCACGAGGATCACGGCTGGGATCGGATCCTGTTCGCGTATCACTCGGGCTCGCCCGATCCGGCTCAGGTGGCCGCCTACGTGGCCGGGCACACCGATCGCCTCACACTCGTGGTGGCCCACCGGCCGAATGTCTCGGCCCCCACCTACGCGGCCAAGACCCTGGCCACCCTGGACCACCTGTCCGGCGGTCGGGCCGAGGTGCACTTCATCACCGGCGGATCGACCGCGGACCAGGCCGCCGAGGGCGACCACCTGGACAAGGACAGCCGCTACGAGCGCACCCGCGAGTACATCGCGATCGTCAAACAGGCCTGGACAGCCACCGATGCCGTCGACTTCGCCGGCCGGCACTACGACATCCGCGGATACCGGCCCGACATCCGGCCGGTCCAGCAGCCCCGGCCCCGGGTCTCCTTCGGCGGTTCCTCGGCCGCGGCCTACCGGGTCGGCGCCGCCGAGGCCGACGTCTACGCCCTGTGGGGTGAGCCACTGGCCGGGACCCGCCAGCAGATCGCCTCGATCGAGTCGGCCGCCGCGCAGGCCGGGCGGCCCCGACCGCAGCTGCAGATCGCCTTCCGGCCGATCATCGCGCCCACCGAGGACCTGGCCTGGGCCAAGGCCGAATCGATCCTGAACCGGATCTCGGCCACCGCGGCCGGGAGCATCGCGCCGACCTTCCGGACCGGAACCCCGGAGAACGCCGGCTCCCAGCGCCTGCTCGCGGCCGCGGCGGGCACCGACCGGCACGACCGGGCTCTGTGGACCGCCCCCACCCGGCTCACAGGCGGGGCCGGTAACTCCACCGCCCTGGTCGGCACCCCGGAGACGGTGGCCGCCGCCCTGCTGAACTACTACGACCTGGGCATCACCCTGCTGTCCGCCCGCGGCTACGACATCGCCGACGACGCGATCGATTTCGGTCGCTACGTGATCCCGCTGGTGCGCGCGGAGGTGGCCCGCCGGGATGCGGCCGCCGCCCGGGCCACCGCGACTACCGACCTGCGCGCACCGGCCCTGGCCGGAACGCGTTGA